The Athalia rosae chromosome 4, iyAthRosa1.1, whole genome shotgun sequence DNA segment GTTTCAGAAACATTGAAAAGAAACTGTCCAAAACTAAATCAGATAGTGTAAACTCACCGTAAACGGGTCACTTTGATTGCAAAccataaaataacaaaattaaaatgtatTTAACAACTAACTAAGTCAATAAAAAGCATGAATATCCTCGTTTTTTGATACAAGGCGTCGGCTATTCGATTATAATGAGATAGTTTGATCCCAACAGCTTCAGTCTGAACAAGTATATGAAGAATAACGTAAGATTTTAacttatattcaaatttcaagtttGAAATCAGCATCCGTTATTCAGATTTTGACACAATGAAGttatcatatttattatatctaAGTTTCATCGACGCCACAATGTgtcaaattctgaattttcacAACGGATCTAGTTCTTTGAATTGCTATGCGTACAATATGTGTTTCTCGAGCGTGACCAGAGTGCTTTCGTCTTGTGCTTGAGCTGCAAATTCAGTTTGATGTACAAGATTATATGATATTAAATGAAGAGATAAATTAGAAGAAGAATTCAGTGTACCGCCGGACAGTGAATCCAGCCTTATAATACCGGTttatgaaaacaaaagaacTGTAGATCACCAACCCTGTCCTCGAAtcatatctttgatttttctgattcttgAGAAAATCATCTAATTATCTCAAGCATTCCACTTTTTCCTTACCTGCATGAAATCAAGtttatgtgaaaataataagttGCTCTGTATATGATATTTCTTGTGCGCAAGCTTGAGTTGTTTCAATTTgtttatacctttttttttatccattgtAGTACATAGTTCTGAAGTACATAAAACATTTACTTGATTTTGCATGAGTCACAAATACATTTTCAATAATGttaaaacttttatttctaAACATTCGTAGCAAATTTTCATAGAATACTAAggcattcgaaattttttcataatattaATGAGAGGTCAAACATATCAAgggtacagaaaaaattgattgcttAGAGCTGTCGTCAACTAAGGCAGTCGTTTGTTTGGGTACAGAGTTGGATAATCTAGTAGGAATGTGTTCttttattggttttttatATTCAGTAACAAAAACCTTGTAATAAATAAACCAAATAACGACTGACCTCAGAAACAACCCTTAGCTATAAGTCGTTTAACTCTTTTACTTGTAGCCTGGCAATAGTCCAAGTATTTAGTTGTGAAATATTGTTACGATTCATTGATTCAGttgtcatatatatatttcattcaaaaatttatagctattttctgttcattattataattgtggTATCATGTGAATAATCTCTCATAAGCCTTAAAATAATATTCTGTGTTTTTCGAAGTTTATTTATTAGATTATGTGATCTTGTCCtctgttgatgaaaaaaaaacttatttatCTTTATTAGTTATGAgcttattaaaaataaaaggcaTAAATCCTCATTCTTTGACCTAATGGATGCTCTAACTAAAGCATTTCATCATAATGTTTTTATACTTACTACAATGCTGAGCCCACAGTCAAACATTCGCAATTTTGCACCTTACATCTACTTTTAAGAAGAGGGtctttttgtaatattttaacTCATTACAGAACTTAGGTGTTACCATTAGTTTGTCGAAATATTTGACCGACTATATTCATTCGAACTCTGTAGAAATTACCTAATCTTTGCTTCACCTAAATAGTGCCAAACCAACGTAAGAGAGGTTTCTGTACTTGAATACACACGTTAAGTGGATTCATAGTCTGCATTAATCTATTGATCAAATGTATTTCTGCCAGTTTTCTTCCGAACGCAAGTTATTCTCGATCGTCGAAAAGTTATAGGAAGTGAAAATGCTGAGTAGATCTCAGCtaatttaaatttgaaaaggaaaaCTATTGTtgcgtattattattaataattgttgaGATTAAGTAAGGATATCTTGAGTGATATCGACAGTAACGTATTTTCATGCCCACGTATTCCATGCGGTCTGCAGTgcaggaaaaatttcagaaagacACGAATCATGTTGATTCCTGTAAAATTGTCTAAGTTATCTCATGACTTTCTGTAGTTCACATGCATTAGTTGACACGTTTGTAATTAACCAGAGTGAACAGAAATATTAGCTTTTTTCTCACAGGATGCAATATTGATAAAGCTATGTTATTGTTCTAACCATCATGTAATTTGTCTAGCATGTCATATTTATCCTACACTGTGTTACATAGATTCATATAGATTACCGACTTTTAACACGACTAGATCAGACACGATAATTATTCAGCTAACCGATTTGCTGATACTCCCGTTGTCTCTTCACAGAATATTTCAAAAGCGTAATAAAATGTGATGAAAGCttattaattgaataaaattttgaaatacctattattctttcatttaaacaatgtgaaaattcggaaaagcaaaataattataagattCAACTTATCACTGGTAAGACCATACCTACTACTTGAAATGTATCGACCTGAAATGcatgaaaattcttcatcagAAAACTTTATTTTCTGCTGTTTTGATCATCACTGTATACGAACACctacaaatttatattttccgagatattttcattaaaaatcgGTTTGAACAATATGTTTTGTCGcctttcaaataaaatagaagcAAAATTTGCTAGTCCAGTTATTTACAGCTCAgctcaattttttgatatactGGGGCACTCAATAATGCAAAAAtcatcttttatttcaaaatttattgcgAACAATATTCTCTTCGAATATAGTACATTCATTTCGGTTTATTTAATCATTTGAAACATCTTGGCCAGCAAGCGTTTGATGGATTCATTTTAAATTCTTTACTtatgatataatatgtattaaACATTGTATACCTAATATAATTTGTGCCTATTTGTGCTATACCGATTAACATTAGTTCAATTATCTTACATCACAGTCTGAATGAATTTTTGGAgtacatttgaaaattatctacAGAATTTATGTACAGAATTTGTTTAACCGATAATTACTTTCGATAATGTAACGTGGTATGATACTAGATGACATCATTcaacaaattataaataatgagTAACAACGATAGGCTCACTCACACATGCAATCAAATAAATACGCACTCGCTAGTTGCATGACACACAATCAGGGAGCATGATACTTTGgctaaaatttaataatactTAATATATTAGTATGTTTCAACCATAACTTGAGCTCGAAAATATGATATAAACAGCCTAACAGAAATAAGATATAATTACATTGCTAATATTTATGTTGGAGCTTTCAGGACATAACTATCATTAGAATATTCTCGATAATTTCCAAATTACTTTTGATATGCGTACAACTTTTCAAGAGCGTATGCAATCCCTAGTTCTTTAGTATAGTTAATCATAAAAACTGATTCTTGTTTAATCGTTTTCATAGTCACCACTACCATCATCGTTCAAAAGAATAGTGTTTTGATTCTCTGACAAAAGAGAATTTTGCCCTAACGCAGGCACTTGCCTGGAGAATTCGCTGGTAGcccataaaaataaatctaagGTTTGTTCGGTACATTCTCCAATAAATCTGACGAATGGCCGGATATCTCCGGTATTTGCTAGTTGTAAATATTCGTAATATTTATGTCGATGCTGCTTATGAATTATAACGGGCGGATAGCCTGCTTGCATTAAAATCATGTTCATCAAAAGACGAGAAGTTCTACCGTTGCCATCTGAGAATGGATGAATATGAACTAATTTGTAATGGGCTAACGCGGCGTATCTGGAAAAAGTATATCATACATTAATTTAGATAGAATTCCTCACATAGGTGATAAATAGGGAACCCGAAATTATATCTCTCAAAAATCTAATGTAATTCACCTCACTGGATGCATTCGTACAGCTCTTTCGCTGTTGAGccataatgaaaattgttccatCAACATATGTATGTCTCCTGGTCCTGGCGGCACATGACCGCCAACATACACTTGCGTCCGTCGAAATTGTCCACTCTCTACAGGATCTACATGGCCTAACACGCGTTTATGTATTTCCAATATATCTTTGATGGAAATAGAGCCGACTCTAAAAAATTATGATGATAATTCGTGAGAGGAGTTGCAAATACATGTCTCTTGTATCTAGATTCATTAGGAAATATAAAGATTTTACATTGTTACAGATGTGTCAGTGCACCGTTATTAATTTACTAATTTTGGTAGCACCGAAGACTTTGAAACAGTGTAGCTGGTGCTAATCAGTTTTTCTAAGTATTGCAGTAAAACATTATTGACTCCATCTTACCTTTGTTaaagattatattatattatgctTTTGTCGAATTTTATGACAATGGACATGAGTAAACAagtttagaaaataaatttgcaaGTAAAATTATTCCATCCCTTACTTATGGTAACAAGAACAAACTTGTGTTGTATAGGTGTAAACCAATACTTAcacgataatgaaaataaagtggttggattatttttaatgGTATGAATTATGTGTAAACTCGAATGAAGTAATTATATAATTCATCGGCCACAAAACATATAAGAGAACAAACAAAcgttcaacatttttgaaGCTGCTCCCCACGACTCAATTTTCacagtaaaatgaaaaatcaaacctATGCATTCATGATCAAGTATTCTATCTAATTATGTTATGAAGAACTGTTGTTATGGGGAACAGGCTCATGTAACGCAACTATAAAAATTGCTCACATTTTAATAGGTCGTTCACTGTCAGACCCGCAGCAAGCTGTACTATAAGCATTCCAGTCTGGAGCATTTAATCTATGCAAAAGCATCACAGTGGTAAGTTAAAATTGAGCAATTGATTAATGCATcaaaatacaaatattttgtCAACAAACAGGACAGTAAAATTGAATATCAACAGTTAGTTTTCGCAGTTTAATGTTTCCATTTGTCAAACTATGTCATTCATATTTGAACAAACATACAAATTTTCACTACAGAGGGATAGCGAAATATTATTTTGGTAGTGGTTACTGATAGAGTCAAGGCATGACCTGTATTCTGATATATCCTGTAAGCCTCACGTATGCCTGatacaaattaaaaatgttaCCAGATATTTGATGAGATTAGGATGAAATAATGTAGTAAACATTTTGCAGTCATCATTAGCTACCGCCTAAGTGAATCTTATAACAGTGCTGCTCACCTGTTTACTAGAGTTGCATTGATGTACTTCATTGCAGCATCCAAACCCAATATTTCATTATGCTCATCAATGCTCTTTCCAGCTACTGCAGTTCTTGTTTCCACTATAGCTCTGGTTTGAGCTAAGTTCATTGTATTTCCTTCGATACCAACAGTGTGATAAATGTGTTGAAAATATGCTTCTTTTTTAGCACGTCGTAAGGCAGCATCATTATCAGGAATAACTGACAGAGCATCGCGCTTCTCATCTATCCTCCTGAGCATTCGACGATCCAATTCATCGACAACCCGAGCTGTTCTCTGCCTGTTAGCTAAGGCCCCTTCATGGTTTGGTTGATAAGTTAAAGCTCTTACATAAAATTCATCAGCCTTAACAACATCTTTCTGTGTATGCTCCAAAAATTCACCATAGTGGTTCAACACATCAGGATGCTTTGGAGCTAAAGCAACCGCATGTTGGAATAGTTTGATggctttcttttgttttccggataatttcatttccaatGCCAAATGTAATGAGCTTAGGGCTTCAGCCGAAGATGCAGCATCATTGACAGGTTTAATTTCACCAACTTCTGAACTTGTAAGGGAAAGGCTCAGCGTTCCTTCGTCAAGTATGTTCAAATAACTTTctgatggtaatggtacgaaTACACGTTGGTTGTCATCACCTgtagatttttaaattttgattttagaattgcaaatttttgactctgattAGCACTACCCATTTTCTAGGCTCAGTCAGAGTTGATTTTGGGGTATATCAAACATCCTTTCGATAACAGTAGGGTGATTATTTGGAAGCTAGATGTGTTTATCCTTACCTACGTACCCCACTGACAGTTGTTGGAGATATTGAGAGAGCAATGTACTGATGACAGCGAAAACCACGCCAGACCcaaatattaaaaacaaatttaatcgGTTGAATTCCATAGTTTTAACTCgatatctttttatttcttcatttaagGACGTTGCAGGAGGATCGTAGCAGCGATTCAAACAAGACCGAGACATTTTTCTTAATTGAACTAAACAAAATTATGGTAACAGCAAACGAAGGGACATGGCCAGTGCTGTACATGGCTGTCATCGGCACTCGTCTGCCAACGATGCGATTCGCAAGCGTACATCTCTATTCCAAAATGCATGTGGTCATTCGTGATTGGCTTCACAAATGTTGTGAACCATTGGAAATGAGTAGGCGGTAACATCTACCGTGACACGTGTGTTTTGAAGTGTGATGTTTCTGTAACCTTATTCCACTGAACTGAATTATTCTCAGACGAGATATAGGATTAGTaacgatttaaaaattcaaaaagtacTTTAGATATCGATTATTTGGTTTCCTGCAATGTTAAGTCTTCTTATTCTGAATTCATTTGCAAAGGCTATCAATAACTGTAACCTAtaagattttcatcaattctcaGGTACGTACAGCACGTTATAGGCATATAAATCATTTCTGAAACTTCCACAACTGTGTACCATTTCATAAACTGATCGTAGACTAATTATAAATTACAGCGCAAAAATGGGTATATTTGGCGATtcccgaggaaaaaaaaataataaaagaaataggAACGCTAAGCCTGTTGTAAAAACACGTAAGGAGTTgcgaaaagataaaagaaagcAGAAAAAGACTAACCGAGCTGAGTACtatcagaagaaaaatgaattgccTGGCAAGTATGTTCGAAATCCTGATCAAGGAAAAGCAGCATCAACAGTTACTGCACACCttacaaaaaataagaagttAGATCTTGatgcaaagaagaagaagcacgatcaagaaaaaaaacaacagctGAAGCTGCAAAAAGATATGGAACGAAACAGGAAACTCCAATTAAAAGAAGCTAATATTGCagaagataaaattatcaaacaactagaaaaaaatctcaaaataaacaaacggAAGGGCAAATCAATACCCAAGTCTTTTCAATCTGATGGTCTTAATTGTATCCTTTGAATAGTATTAAGTACAGATATGTGCAATTACTTGTATATAGACATTGATTCTTAACACCAGTATAGATCTTTTAGAAATGTGTGatgatgaaaatagaaaacttgctgtcgaaacagaaaaacaacTGTTGGCTACAGAATCAGGCTCAGAATTTGAGGATGATTTCATGATGATTACGCAATCTactaacaaaaagaaaaacaaatcatgTGTGAACAATGAACAGCCCAatcacgatgatgatgatttttctGGTATAGAAAATACAAGCACTGATGAATATAGTAGTGATGGCGAGGAATCAATATCTcctagaaataaaacaaaaccccAGATGTCTGGTAAAAATAAGCGAAAAGCTGATTCAGATGATGAAGTCCCTACTACTTCACATAAAAAAGCTTTAACCAAGTTGCATTCACATAGTAGTCATTCTGAGTCCTCGGAGGATGATGATGACTTTGGCAATGAATTTGATGTGGCTGATACGGATactgacgatgatgatgatgatgatgatgatgatgtcaATCATGATAATGTTGTGAATTCGAAGGATCTGAACAAAGGTGACGATATTGTGAATTCTTGGACACTAAACAATGAAATCATTTTGAACTACTTGCATAATCAGTCAACATTTAGGTACCAGTGAAAAAGATACTCAGATTTGGGA contains these protein-coding regions:
- the LOC105688938 gene encoding protein adenylyltransferase Fic isoform X1, whose translation is MSRSCLNRCYDPPATSLNEEIKRYRVKTMEFNRLNLFLIFGSGVVFAVISTLLSQYLQQLSVGYVGDDNQRVFVPLPSESYLNILDEGTLSLSLTSSEVGEIKPVNDAASSAEALSSLHLALEMKLSGKQKKAIKLFQHAVALAPKHPDVLNHYGEFLEHTQKDVVKADEFYVRALTYQPNHEGALANRQRTARVVDELDRRMLRRIDEKRDALSVIPDNDAALRRAKKEAYFQHIYHTVGIEGNTMNLAQTRAIVETRTAVAGKSIDEHNEILGLDAAMKYINATLVNRLNAPDWNAYSTACCGSDSERPIKIVGSISIKDILEIHKRVLGHVDPVESGQFRRTQVYVGGHVPPGPGDIHMLMEQFSLWLNSERAVRMHPVRYAALAHYKLVHIHPFSDGNGRTSRLLMNMILMQAGYPPVIIHKQHRHKYYEYLQLANTGDIRPFVRFIGECTEQTLDLFLWATSEFSRQVPALGQNSLLSENQNTILLNDDGSGDYEND
- the LOC105688938 gene encoding protein adenylyltransferase Fic isoform X2, whose product is MSRSCLNRCYDPPATSLNEEIKRYRVKTMEFNRLNLFLIFGSGVVFAVISTLLSQYLQQLSVGYVGDDNQRVFVPLPSESYLNILDEGTLSLSLTSSEVGEIKPVNDAASSAEALSSLHLALEMKLSGKQKKAIKLFQHAVALAPKHPDVLNHYGEFLEHTQKDVVKADEFYVRALTYQPNHEGALANRQRTARVVDELDRRMLRRIDEKRDALSVIPDNDAALRRAKKEAYFQHIYHTVGIEGNTMNLAQTRAIVETRTAVAGKSIDEHNEILGLDAAMKYINATLVNRVGSISIKDILEIHKRVLGHVDPVESGQFRRTQVYVGGHVPPGPGDIHMLMEQFSLWLNSERAVRMHPVRYAALAHYKLVHIHPFSDGNGRTSRLLMNMILMQAGYPPVIIHKQHRHKYYEYLQLANTGDIRPFVRFIGECTEQTLDLFLWATSEFSRQVPALGQNSLLSENQNTILLNDDGSGDYEND